The DNA window CGCCCGATCCGCGCCACGCCGCCCCGGTCGGCGAGAATCCGCAGGTACGCCACGACGTCGCCGTCGCGGGTCAGCCAGAGGTGCCGGGTGCCGGGCTCCACGTCCCGCCCGTCGAGCTCCGGATACGGGCACGCCTGCTCGACCACGAACACGTCGATGCGCAGCCTCAGCAGGTCGTGGAAGGTACGGGCGTCCAACTCGGCGAACGAGGCGATCCGGGTCACGAGGGTCTGCGCGGGCACCCGGCGATGGTAGCCGGGCGGGCTG is part of the Micromonospora olivasterospora genome and encodes:
- a CDS encoding GNAT family N-acetyltransferase; the encoded protein is MPAQTLVTRIASFAELDARTFHDLLRLRIDVFVVEQACPYPELDGRDVEPGTRHLWLTRDGDVVAYLRILADRGGVARIGRVVVAPRARRGGYAGRLMAEALAVVGDRPCVLEAQSHLAGFYARHGFTVSGAEYVEDGIPHTPMRREPTTG